The stretch of DNA CTCGTCCGGCTGGGGCGGCTCGAGCGTCGCCAGCTGCGAGGCGAGCAGCGACGTCGGCATGAAGTGCCCCGCCCGGGCTGCCATCCGCTGTTCGACGAGCGCGGGATCACCGGCGACGTGCACGAACACCACCCCGGGAGCCCGCAGGACGTCGCGGTAGGAGCGCTTCAGGGCCGAGCACGTGACGACGCCCGGGGTCCCGTCGGCCAGGTGCGACCGGATCCACTCCGCGATGGTCCCGAGCCACGGCCAGCGGTCCTCGTCGGTGAGCGGGGTGCCGGCCTCCATCTTCGCGACGTTGGCGGCCGGGTGCATGTCGTCGCCCTCGGCGAACTCCCACCCCAGGCGCTCGGCCACGGTCGCCGCGAGCGTCGACTTGCCGGAACCCGAGACACCCATGACGACGAGGACGCGCGGAGCGGTACCCGCCATCAGAAGAACACCCCCGCGATGAGGACGCCGACGAGACCGAGCACCGAGA from Curtobacterium sp. SGAir0471 encodes:
- a CDS encoding gluconokinase, which encodes MAGTAPRVLVVMGVSGSGKSTLAATVAERLGWEFAEGDDMHPAANVAKMEAGTPLTDEDRWPWLGTIAEWIRSHLADGTPGVVTCSALKRSYRDVLRAPGVVFVHVAGDPALVEQRMAARAGHFMPTSLLASQLATLEPPQPDEAHLTVSSERSPDEESADVVARLGLGAGR